The Exiguobacterium acetylicum genome includes a window with the following:
- the arsC gene encoding arsenate reductase (thioredoxin) — MSKPIIYFLCTGNSCRSQIAEGWAKRYLKDWDVYSAGIEQHGLNPKAVRVMQEQGIDISKQTSDLIDPELLKQATIVVTLCGDARDNCPVLSPNVRHEHWGFDDPARATGSEEEKWSVFQRVCEQIKKRIERFAKEETTV; from the coding sequence ATGTCAAAGCCGATAATTTATTTTTTATGTACAGGGAATTCATGTCGTAGTCAGATCGCTGAAGGTTGGGCTAAACGATACCTGAAGGATTGGGATGTCTATTCAGCAGGTATTGAACAACATGGATTAAATCCAAAGGCAGTTCGTGTCATGCAAGAACAGGGCATTGATATTTCCAAACAAACTTCCGACCTGATCGATCCAGAATTACTAAAGCAGGCGACGATTGTCGTCACATTATGTGGTGATGCCCGTGATAATTGTCCTGTCCTCTCACCGAATGTCCGTCATGAGCACTGGGGGTTTGATGATCCAGCACGTGCGACAGGATCAGAAGAGGAGAAATGGAGCGTCTTCCAACGTGTCTGTGAACAAATCAAGAAACGGATCGAACGATTTGCAAAAGAGGAAACGACTGTCTGA
- a CDS encoding ArsR/SmtB family transcription factor — protein sequence MIETTNRVEEMSQFLKLLSDGTRLEILRRLYVREHCVCDFVEMFDISQPAISRHLKLLRQSQIILERRERQWIHFRINPNHPQYDLLLTILNAMELPSIPAKNC from the coding sequence GTGATTGAAACCACAAATCGTGTTGAAGAGATGAGTCAATTCTTAAAGCTACTTAGCGACGGAACACGTCTTGAAATTTTACGAAGGCTGTACGTCCGTGAACATTGTGTCTGTGATTTCGTCGAGATGTTTGATATCTCACAACCCGCAATCAGTCGCCATTTGAAGTTATTACGTCAATCACAAATCATTTTAGAGCGACGTGAACGACAATGGATACATTTTCGAATCAACCCGAACCATCCTCAATATGATTTACTATTGACTATTTTGAATGCGATGGAGTTGCCGTCGATTCCAGCAAAAAATTGCTGA